A window from Leishmania donovani BPK282A1 complete genome, chromosome 27 encodes these proteins:
- a CDS encoding reductase, putative has product MRFAVSCVAGVVGAWVWRRSSGQDAECYRGIQNALTFHNPDRKGRVFSQRYEPYQLGEIIPITADVALFRFLLHHSEDEFNLRPCSTLQACYKYGVQPKDQCQRFYTPVTANHTAGYFDLIVKRKKDGLMTNHLFGMHVGDTLLFRSVAFKIQYRPNRWKHVGMIGGGTGFTPFLQIIRHALTEPVDSKEADRTKLSFLFCNRTERHILLGGVFDDLARRYPHRFRMFYTIDLAVDKGKWLEQENHFLGYVTTDMIRRSMPAPEEKNKIIMLCGPDPLLSHVAGTPMSTMSSMSGSLNIQPMATDINNLVSLGGLLKELGYDNTDVYRF; this is encoded by the coding sequence ATGCGCTTTGCGGTCTCGTGCGTGGCGGGTGTCGTGGGAGCGTGGGTGTGGCGGCGGTCTTCGGGCCAGGATGCGGAGTGCTACCGCGGCATTCAGAACGCGCTCACATTCCACAATCCAGACCGCAAAGGGCGGGTCTTCAGCCAACGCTATGAACCGTACCAGCTGGGTGAGATCATCCCTATCACCGCTGACGTAGCCCTCTTCCGCTTCCTGTTACATCATAGCGAGGATGAGTTTAACCTGAGGCCCTGCTCGACACTGCAGGCGTGCTACAAGTACGGCGTGCAGCCGAAGGACCAGTGCCAACGCTTCTACACGCCCGTGACGGCAAACCACACAGCGGGCTATTTCGACCTAATCGTAAAACGCAAGAAGGATGGTCTTATGACAAATCACCTGTTCGGCATGCATGTCGGTGATACGCTGCTCTTCCGTAGTGTCGCCTTCAAAATCCAATACCGCCCGAACCGATGGAAACACGTGGGCAtgatcggcggcggcaccggcttcACTCCATTTCTGCAGATCATCCGACACGCCTTGACGGAGCCAGTGGATAGCAAGGAGGCGGACAGGACGAAACTGTCCTTCCTGTTCTGCAACCGCACCGAGCGGCACATCCTCCTCGGTGGCGTCTTCGATGACCTTGCGAGGCGCTACCCGCACCGCTTCCGCATGTTCTACACGATCGATCTGGCCGTTGACAAGGGCAAGTGGTTAGAGCAGGAAAACCACTTTTTGGGATACGTAACAACCGACATGATCCGCCGCAGCATGCCGGCGCCGGAGGAGAAGAACAAGATCATCATGCTATGCGGACCAGacccgctgctgtcgcacgTGGCCGGCACACCGATGTCAACGATGTCCTCCATGTCGGGTAGCCTGAACATCCAGCCCATGGCAACCGACATCAACAATCTCGTCAGCCTCGGTGGCCTTTTGAAAGAGCTCGGCTACGATAACACAGACGTGTATCGCTTCTAG
- a CDS encoding NADH-ubiquinone oxidoreductase 20 kDa subunit, mitochondrial precursor gives MLRFTRASFTGRAMISRGSPEWSHRLDLKKGKKTTLAHKLGTSKPNNALQYAQMTLHDLTEWVVAYSPWPLTFGLACCAVEMMHSYSSRYDLDRFGIVPRPSPRQAEIIIVSGTVTNKMAPLLRNIYVQMVNPKWVISMGSCANGGGYYHFSYAVLRGCERAIPVDFWIPGCPPSAESLVFCLHNLQKKIRWHEIQKYSVR, from the coding sequence ATGTTGCGCTTCACACGTGCCTCGTTCACGGGCCGCGCGATGATCTCGCGCGGCAGTCCCGAGTGGTCTCACCGCCTCGACCTCAAGAAGGGCAAGAAAACGACGCTGGCGCACAAGCTCGGCACTAGCAAGCCCAACAACGCGTTGCAGTACGCGCAAATGACGTTGCACGACTTGACAGAATGGGTCGTGGCCTACTCGCCGTGGCCGCTAACCTTTGGTCTTGCCTGCTGCGCAGTGGAGATGATGCACTCTTACTCGTCGCGCTACGACTTAGACCGATTTGGTATTGTGccgcgcccctctcctcgtcAGGCGGAGATCATTATCGTCTCCGGCACCGTGACAAACAAgatggcaccgctgctgcgcaacaTCTACGTGCAGATGGTAAACCCAAAGTGGGTGATTTCGATGGGTAGCTGCGCCAACGGCGGTGGCTACTACCACTTCTCGTACGCCGTGCTCCGCGGCTGCGAGCGGGCGATCCCGGTCGACTTCTGGATCCCTGGCTGCCCGCCGTCGGCTGAGAGCCTCGTATTTTGTCTGCACAACCTGCAGAAGAAGATCCGCTGGCACGAGATTCAAAAATACTCGGTGCGGTAA